The genome window TTGAGGCGACAGCCGAACCATCCAAACTAACAATAGCTTGCATTTTTGCAAAATCGATTGAATCAATATTGTATATTCCATCTCCATGAGAATTCAGTAAATTAAATATCAGGCCCATATATTCTGTTCGATTCATTGAAACTCCCGCCTTTAATGTATTTGAGAAATTTTTAAATCCTACATCTTTACTTACATTGTAAATTTGTTGTGGAAGCTGATTATCTACCTGCTGTTGTAAGTTAGATATCAAACTGGAAGGCATCATTACAAATCGATCATTAAAAAATGATATATTTCCCTTTTCAAGTTTCAATTGTTTGACAAGCATCATTTTAGAAATAAAGTCGTATGTCATAACCATCAAAGCTTGTTAACTAAGTCGGTGCTTTCTTGCAACTCAATTCCCTTACTAGTTATAATATAGTCAAGTGTGTGAAAGCCATGATCAGTGTACCTCATTTTCCTTACCTTTAATGTCCGAAATTTTGTTCCTTCCAGAAAATGCAGTGTCACCACACCATCAACTATAAATTCACTCACTCCATCAGTGGAAAAACCTACATCTCCTTCATGTAATTCGGAAGTGAATATTACAGTTGTTCCAAATTCTTTGAACTTGTTTAGTACATTATAAAGAATAATTTTGGTTACAATTTGTTCAGTACGTTGTATAGGAGATACAGTGTCTACAATGTTTATCATTGAAAATGCTTTATCCTTTTGTAATTCACCTAGCATCAACGAATCTGTAAGAGTAGTCATTGAGTCAATGACAATTCTTTTAGGTTGAAATGTTTTAACTAATTCTTCAATTTTTGTCAGAAAGTGATCTTCTTCCAAGACTTTAAAGAAGATAATTCTGAGTAAATTCCGATTTTCTAGATCTACCAGATTCCATCCAAATTGAGACGCTGATTTCTGCAATTCTTCTTCGGACTGCTCAGTCGAGATATATAATCCTTTTTCCCCATATAGGGTGGCCCCATTAACAAGATACTGTAAGGAGATAGTAGATTTCCCAGTCCCAGCCCCCCCAGAAAGTAGTACGAGGTTCCCTTCGGGAAATCCCCCATTGAGGGCTTTGTCCAACCCCTGGATGCCAGTCTTGCTGCGTTGCATGGGCTAGGTATATTTTAGCGGTATAAAAAGGGATTGCCCGGATAGCTAAACGTGGATTTAAAACCTCTTAAAAGTTGGTTATGTTTATGGATACATCGGGTGGGATACCTTTTGGAGGTAGCGGGCAGCGCGTTCGCGACCAGGTTTTAGTAATCTTAAGTGAGGAATTTCCTCTGACGGTAAAAGAATTGTTTAATCGCATATCGCGCCAAGGACATGAAATTACATATCAGGCTGTTCACAAAGTTGTCAATCAACTGATGGATGAAGGAATAACGGAGAAAAAAGGAAAAGGTGTTCAATTAAGTCAAAGTTGGATTCACAAGGTAAAAGAATATGCGTTTAATGTCGATACTATATATACCAAAGGAAAACAATACAAACTACCCCGCTTCTTCGAGAAACCATACACGATTGTGTTCGACGACTTTTCAACGTATGTTGTTTGGATCGCAGAAAATCTTCGCGACGGAAAATTCTCACAGGGAAAGACGGGCATAGTATATGGAATGTTTTATCACGCCCCATGGCCTTTGCGCTTTAATTTTTCTGATTTTGAATTGTTAAGGCAAATGGCCACCAAATGCCATGCAATTGGAATTTCGGCATGTGATATGCCTTTTGATCGGTGGGTTGCTACTCACTTTAAGCTTGGTGGAGTAAAACAATTCAAAACAGGAATGAAAACCAAAATAAAAGAAGATTATTACGTGACTGAGGATGTTGTGGTTCGTGTGAAGTTTTCTCCTGAAACGATTGCATTTCTCGACAAGATCTATTCTAAAATTCATGATTTAAAGGATCTTTTTCACTTTTACCTAGTTGAATTAGAACGAAAAGCCCCAATTCATATTGAATTAACAGCTGAGCGAAATCCCATGTTGGCAAAAATGATTGAAAACCAAATCAAACAATACCTAAACGAAACGGAGAAAGGAAAATGAGCACGCAAAAATTAACTTCGATTCCCTTTATCGGTGGCCAAGGTTCTACGCGCGATGAAATCTTAGCCATTTTGAGCGAAGAGTTTCCCTTTTCCGCCAAGGAAATTTATGCCCGTGTCAAACGACAGGGAAGAAATGTTTCCTATCAAGCGGTTCATAAAACGCTCCAATCCTTGATCGAACAGCGTGTGCTGGAAAAACAAAATTCCACATATCTCATCCAGAAAGAATGGATTACCAACATCCGGGATCATTTGACTATATTGGAACATCAATATCAGGAAAAACCTTCGGCCAAAAAAGTGTTAGAGGAAGCCAAAAAAACCACCGTCAAACTTCACTTTTCGAGTTTAACGACAATGAGTGTTTTTACTGCCGAATTGTTGGGTTTGTATCGTGAACAAACTAAAAGACCAGTTCCCCATTTCGCATTTTTGCGTCATGCATGGTGGCCATTGAAATTCGAACCATCCCAATATTTTTTATTCAAGCGAATGGACGATAATAATCCTAATAATCGAGTCGTCGTCATCAAAAACGATCCCTTCGATAAGTGGATCGTTCGATACTACATGCTTGTGAATAGTTCGAATAGGTTGCGATTCGAAGAAAAAGCAAAATGGGAGGAAGACTTGATTGTAAAAGGGGACTTGGTTTTGCAAACACGATATTCCAAAGAAACGTTAAAACGCATGGATGACATCTACCAAAAAATATCCGGACTGACTGAATTATTCGACACATATTTTGTGAACATAGGAAAAGACGAAGGATTTGATATAGACATTACCATATCACACAATCCGACTATGGCAAAACTCATTACGGAGAAAATTAAAGGCTATTTTGGCGAATAAATAGCTTATTACATCCCCGGCCCAAAAAGCCTTGGCATTAGATTGTGAATCTGGTATGACCCCTTCCCCGGTCTAAAAGCTGAGGTATAAAACCCAAGACTGCAGCGCTAACGCGCTGCCATTAAATTCGGCTCAGTTCAGCCCAATATTTTGATCAAGGGTATAGTAGGGGGAGTAATAGCCACTCCCCAGGGGATCGATGGCGCGGCAGCGCAGGCCAACGTTGGGTTGGGTGCCAAGGCCTGAAATGTCCCATGCGAAAGAGAGGCTGGCGTCGTGCACCCCTATTTCCTGCCAATTGGAGGGGTTGGTGTTGGTTTGGGGCGTGCCGAAGGCGAGGGCCGTATCATAGGCATGACCGGGAGCGTTCCCCGTGTAGATGTTGTCCGACTCAGAAGCATTCCCGCCGTGATTCCCCACGGAGAGATAGGGGTACCAGTGATTGGCGCCTTCCCATCCGTTCACCTTTACGAAAGCAGAAGCGTTGGCGTCCATGATGAAGGCCCCCATCCACCCGGTGCGGGAAATCAACACTTCCGTGCGATCCCCAACCATCACTTGGGGATTGGAATTGCTGGTGTTCTGCGTCCCATTGGATTGGTCCACTTCAACACGGGCATACAGGTATCCATTGGGACACGCGTTGTCCACATTCATCCCGAAATATTCGTCTAAATAGGTCGGAGCCGTATGGTCGGTGTCGCGCGTGAGGGCTATTTCGGTATTCATGCACGCCGAAGTGGGTCGGGGTTGCGCGCGGAGGTAGAAACTGCTCCCCTGCTGGACCCAATCCTTCGTGATTTGATCCTCGGAAGAAGAGCCTCCCGTGCGCTGCAAGATACCCCCGCTTTCCTGCCAGGAACCTGAGCGGATGGTCCAACCATCCAGGCTGCCGTTCTCAAAATCATCCACCAGGTGTTGGGCTCCAGTGAGGAAGAAATCAGAGGGAGTGGTCTTCCCTACATACGTCGCGGAGGGGTTCCCCCAGTACATGTCGATGGTGTTCGCTCCGGCATGGGCGTCCAATTCGATCCAGAAGGAGGCGAATGCCCCGGGGCCGTGGAGCATGAGATAATGTTTGAGAAGAACCCCCTCATGGACAAAACGGATGTCCTGGAAATCCTCCTGGACATTGTCCCAGAAAGCGGGATCTGGGAGGATGGTCTGATTGAGGTCAATGGAAGTGCGGAAGCCCGTTTGGGGCCCGGACATGGTTAAGGAGATGGGAACACGGTGGCTCCAATTGGAATCCCACCAGTTCCCTCCCCCAGTCTCGAGGGAAGCCTCCAAATGATACCTCAGGGCATCATTTTCTGGGTCCATGGACCCCGAGCAGGCCAAATCAAGGGTATTCACATAGGTCCCAGCGCAGGGAAGGTCGTCACAGGTAATACTAATGGGGGCGGAGGGAGGCAGATTAGGCAAAACGGCGAGCCAGGCCATGGCCTGCTGAACCAAATCCCGTTTTTGGGCAGGGTCCTGCACCATGCCCAGGGCGAAACCAAAGAATAGCCTCCTTGAGAAATTCTCTAAGGCCGTAATAGCGGCATTCCCATCCACCCAAGTGGCGGCCGTGAAAGCCTCCGGGAAAGGGAGTACGGCATCCGGGTATCCGCTATTATCCCCATTTAGATCCAATGGCGCGAGCGTGGGAAAGACTGAAGTGGATTGAGGGGTAATCGCGGCGGCGCCGATAGGGAGGAGGATATCCTTCACGTGCCTCACCCCCACATAGTCATGGAGAAACGCGTCATTGTGGTCGAAGGCGATGTCATTCCCTTCGAAGAGGATATTTCCCGTGTAAAGTTCGATGGCGGCCACGTCATTGGCGTCGACGCTCTGGCTCCAGTAATTCCCCGCCGACCATACGATTAGAGGAAATTGATTCAGGAAGGAAGGGGAAGGGTTCCCTTGCGTCGATTCGTCCCAGCGGGTGACGCAATATCCGGTTTCCTTCAATTCTTTCTCCCATAGGAAAGCAGTGGAGGCATTCTCATCCACGAATGGGGAGGCATCGTCGTCGTTCACGAGCAACACATTCTCCTCTGTGCAGAAGAATAACCGATCATCATACGTGTTGTCCGTCTCATCCGCCTCCGTCACCAGATTAGCGGGATCAACCACGATCGACACATCATAATTTCCTTTTGGGAGCAAGCGAATATGCGACACCGAAGCGACGGTGCCGGGTTCAATGTTCGTAATTGTATGAGTGGCGGTAATGCCATTGATGGAGAAGCGCACCTTGAGGCTGGGGATGAGAGTACCCCCGAAATTGGCGACGAATGCTTTAACCTTGAGGGAGCCATTGGCATCATTATAGGTCCCCTCCACCCATACGGGAATAGCATTGGGCAACACAGGCGCCACGAAGATGGGGGTTTCCTTCCAATTGTTTAATGAATTAGGTTCGATAATCCCAAAATCCCGGTTGGCATGGATGGTGAGGGTATGCGTACCGGCCGGAAGGAAAATGGCGGGAGTTAATCGTTTGGATTGGTTGACATCCAGCGTGCCAGTATCAGTATGGATGGGTTGCCCGTCCAAGAGCAGGTCAATGGTTACATTTGGAGCGGGTTGATGGCCCTTGTTCCGCACGATATAGGGGAGGGGGTTGATCCCTTCGATTAGGTATTGGGAAAAGAGTGTCAGATGTGGGGGATCGACATTGATTAAATCAATGGCCTCCTGCGGATGGAAGAATGTCTGAACGCTCGGAATGACTATGTCGGGACCTGACGTGGTGAACATCCAGGAGAAGATGTTCTGGAGGAGGGTTTGGTGGTGAATAAAGGGTAAATGAGTAGCTGGAGAAAATCCAAGGAATAAACCCTTGGAATCATTATCCTGAAACGCCACGATCCCACTCTCACTATTTTCCCAATTGGCCAAGGCCACGCCGCCATTGATGGGGGTGACGGCATCTGGAAATATAGTTTGATTTAAATCCATAGGAATAGGGGATGGGATGTTCTGGAGGATGTAATGTCCCAATGCGATGTTCAGGGCGACTGGATTGTTTGGATTTAATGATATTTCTTCCAAAAAAGTGGCGTGAGCGCGATTGACCATGAGTTCGTCCGAATTGTGGCGGTATCCTATTTCATCCCCGGCTAAGACCAAATTTCCCGGGTAATCGAGCAATATGGAAACCGCATGCTCGTTAATGGCGTCGGAAAAAGAGGATTTAGCATCCCAATACACGAGAGGAAACTGATCCACAAATGATTGGGAGAGGGGGTGCCGGGTATCTTCCCAGTAGCCGATGCAGTAGGCATTTTCCAGAAACGTGAATGCCGATCTATCCGCCGCCACAATGAGCGCTTTTGGCAAGGAACAATCCACCACCTCAAAAGAAAAAGGGCCGATCATGTCGCAATTTGAGGGAGTGGCGCTATCGCAATACGCGATGGAATAGGAATGGGATCCCCATTCAGAAGGAGGGAGATACGCCTCAAAGGTATGGTTGGTATCCATTTGGTTCAATCGGATCATATTAACGTCGAAACTGGTCTGGGGACCAACTACGTGGACAACAGCCGTCACATCGGAGATATCCCCCACCTGGAGTTTCAATGAAACCGGTTGAACGATTGATGTGGAAGGAGAGGAAAGGGAATGCCCATGTAATACGGGCGGATCAGCATCCAGAACCTCCACATTCTGATCCACCTCCAATGCGGTGTCATCAAAGATGGCGACCAGCTTGATTGTTTTGGTCCCTGGTGAAGCGGAGGGATTCCAATTCACGGGGATGGAAATAGTAGAACCCGTGGGAACAAGTAGGGGCGAGCTGAAATAGATGCGTTCAAAAAAATCTTCCTTCCATTCCTGCAACTCGACTAAGACGTGAGTGTCGTATAACCCCGTGTTCTCGAAATCGAGGGATGCTTGAATGGGTTGCCCCCAATTGACTTGGGAGGGGAGCGTAAAACCTTGGATGGCCCCCGTGGTGGAAGGGGCGCGGGTGATAAACGTTTTAGAAAGAGAAATAGGCGTGCCAGATAGATCGATGATATCCATTTCCACCACATAATGTCCTTGCTGGGTCGTGTCGGAAAAAACGCCGGTCCACACGAGCCCATTGCGGGAGAGAGGAATGGTCTGCTCATCCTGATTGGGGAGGATGACGGTGGCTTCTAACGAATGAATGTCATCTGCGACGGAAGTGAATGTGATGGATTGGGATGCGCCGGTGGTAATAATATTCGATGCCACGGCCACTTGGTATTTGAGCAATGTCAATACTGAAGAAGGAAGGAGTTGGGAGGCATCCAATAGCCCGGAACCATAACGGACATCCTTCCCGGGATCGCCTCCATCTATTGCGCTATTTTCGAGGACCGATTTCACTTCAGCAGGGGTCAGGGAAGGGTTGGACTGGAGGAGAAGGGCCACAATTCCTGATACATGGGGGGCGGCCATGGATGTACCGGAAAGGGAAATCAATCCCCCAAAAGAACTGGAGGAAGAAATATCGACCCCGGGTGCCACGAGATCGGGCTTAATCTCATTTCCTATGATAGCCCCGGAGGAGAAGCAGGCCCACTGCGATTGACTATCCACGGCCCCCACGGTAATCGCATGGGGCGCGTCCCCGGGTGATGTTACGCCGATGAACCCCTGACATTCGGCGCTCGGGCAACCGGAACCGCAATTCCCGGCTGAGACGACGACCATAACCCCTAAGTCGATCGCCTCCTGGATTTTAACCAACAAAGGGGAATTGGGACTGGTGTAGGGTCCTCCAAAACTCAGATTGAGGATGTCGGCGCCATCAAGGGTTGTGGGATTACTATCCGGGTCCAGAGCGAACTCAATCCCGGCGAGAATATCGGACTCATACCCGATGCCTGTATCTCCCAACACCTTCACGTCCCAAAGAAAGGCATCCGGTGCCACGCCATCATAGGTGTTTAATCCATTCCGTTTCCCCGCGATAATGCCGGCGACATGAGTCCCGTGGCCGGCGGCGTCGCCATTGGGATCATTGGTTAGATTGATCGTGCGGACCACTTTGTTCACTAACATGGGGTGCTGGCCGGCGATTCCAGTATCTAAAACAGCGACCTCAATTCCTAACCCGGTGTATCCTTCGGCCCACATGACGGGGGCATTGATCTGGTCCACGCTCGAATCCAGATTCACTTTGAAAAGACGATCCGGCCAGATTGAAACCACCTCCGGAGAATGGGCCAATTCAAGAATACGGTCGCCCGACAAGGTGGCCGTGATTATTTTTGCCCTGGGGTGTGTCTTCTCGACCACGCCTCCCAATAAACCTATTTGGGTTTCGACGGATGATACGGAGGATGGAAGGGTGATGATGTTCACCCTCATCTGAACGCCTGGATCACGCTGGATGGATTGGAGAAGGGAATCCTTCAATTTTTCATCGCTGGGAAAAAAAAGGAAGCTATCGTCATCTATAACCGAGTGCACTTCTCCCGAAGGAAGGGGAAAAAACAGATCCGTCGTGGTTATGGCGAGGGAACGGATTCCTCCTTGGATGAAAGAAAAGGCTTCTTCCATTACATTCTCCATGGGCAGGAACCGGTTGATATCCTGGATCCTGCTATCCAGAAGTTCCTGGATGTCCGGTCGGAACGCTTCAGGGGATCGCGCGGTTTGCCCATGGACGCTAAGCGAGAACGCCAATAGAATCAGGAAAAAAATAGCAATTGGGCTCCATCGCATAGAGGACATGCATGCGGGGGTTAGGCTTAAATATCTAGGGAAAATTTTTCAGCCGAAGGGCTTTAATACCACGAATAAAAGGACAAATGCAAATTCAATGATTATCGCGGCCAACAACAAGATCAAAAGACTCAAAATGAGATCAATGACGATGAAGGCGATTACATTGCCTCGTGACATTTCCTGCAGGGAACGAAACGCACGAAAAGAGATATAGATTCCATAAAGCCAGAACAATGACCCTATCACCGGAATCCAGCTTAATGAAAAAAGGACAATATAGGGATAAAAGAGCGCTTTTACGGTGTTTTCCCACCCATGTTTGGCTCCCAATTTCACCGCAATAAAATGAGAAAAAGGAATGAGAATGAGACTGGCTACAAAGTGAAAAACTAACGACAGCACCATAAACACTACGTCAAACCACGCTGAATCACGCGGAGCAAACGAAAAACCAAAAGGATTGGAATAATCGTATCCCAAAAAAATAAAAATACCATAAAAAACAAGATATACTATTGCTGATACAGCTGCCCAAATCACCGCGCGATTGGGATTCTTATCCTGCTTAACATAATCGAAAAACTTGGACGGAGAGAAAAACAACCGTTTCAATTCACCAAAAATGGATGCGCTTTTCATAATAATCCTTGCTCCTTGAAAAACTTTGAAAAATAATTAGAAACAGGTTGACTAGTATCCGGAAGTTTTTCTCCAAAAATCGCTCCGATAGGGGCAGGTCCGTTGATAATCATCACAAAATCATCAAACTCTTTAATTTTCCATGCCGGAATATTGTCGGTAGAAAATAAATTGCCTTTATCAAACATTGATTTTCTTAAAACAAAACTCCAAAATGGGAACGATAGAATTGTTGCATCACTAACCGTAACCACATTTTCTTTTTTCATTTTGGGAGAGTCCCAAAAATTACTGAAATCCCAAGAGGAACCACCCGCCGCAATAAATAAATTATCGCCAAAAGAAACTGCAATATCTTTTACAATATTGAGTAAATTCTTCCAGTTATTTAAGACTGTCTCATTATCGGTAGTGTTTTCATGAAAGAAAAAATGG of Candidatus Diapherotrites archaeon contains these proteins:
- a CDS encoding 4-vinyl reductase, coding for MVMTYDFISKMMLVKQLKLEKGNISFFNDRFVMMPSSLISNLQQQVDNQLPQQIYNVSKDVGFKNFSNTLKAGVSMNRTEYMGLIFNLLNSHGDGIYNIDSIDFAKMQAIVSLDGSAVASNYGKTKHPVDHVARGMLAGAFSLLFNEPNIEALEHQCLASGDKECSFLIKKRETFDKNSDLFKYQLAVSQPNQRGHFWW
- a CDS encoding DUF2341 domain-containing protein, whose protein sequence is MRWSPIAIFFLILLAFSLSVHGQTARSPEAFRPDIQELLDSRIQDINRFLPMENVMEEAFSFIQGGIRSLAITTTDLFFPLPSGEVHSVIDDDSFLFFPSDEKLKDSLLQSIQRDPGVQMRVNIITLPSSVSSVETQIGLLGGVVEKTHPRAKIITATLSGDRILELAHSPEVVSIWPDRLFKVNLDSSVDQINAPVMWAEGYTGLGIEVAVLDTGIAGQHPMLVNKVVRTINLTNDPNGDAAGHGTHVAGIIAGKRNGLNTYDGVAPDAFLWDVKVLGDTGIGYESDILAGIEFALDPDSNPTTLDGADILNLSFGGPYTSPNSPLLVKIQEAIDLGVMVVVSAGNCGSGCPSAECQGFIGVTSPGDAPHAITVGAVDSQSQWACFSSGAIIGNEIKPDLVAPGVDISSSSSFGGLISLSGTSMAAPHVSGIVALLLQSNPSLTPAEVKSVLENSAIDGGDPGKDVRYGSGLLDASQLLPSSVLTLLKYQVAVASNIITTGASQSITFTSVADDIHSLEATVILPNQDEQTIPLSRNGLVWTGVFSDTTQQGHYVVEMDIIDLSGTPISLSKTFITRAPSTTGAIQGFTLPSQVNWGQPIQASLDFENTGLYDTHVLVELQEWKEDFFERIYFSSPLLVPTGSTISIPVNWNPSASPGTKTIKLVAIFDDTALEVDQNVEVLDADPPVLHGHSLSSPSTSIVQPVSLKLQVGDISDVTAVVHVVGPQTSFDVNMIRLNQMDTNHTFEAYLPPSEWGSHSYSIAYCDSATPSNCDMIGPFSFEVVDCSLPKALIVAADRSAFTFLENAYCIGYWEDTRHPLSQSFVDQFPLVYWDAKSSFSDAINEHAVSILLDYPGNLVLAGDEIGYRHNSDELMVNRAHATFLEEISLNPNNPVALNIALGHYILQNIPSPIPMDLNQTIFPDAVTPINGGVALANWENSESGIVAFQDNDSKGLFLGFSPATHLPFIHHQTLLQNIFSWMFTTSGPDIVIPSVQTFFHPQEAIDLINVDPPHLTLFSQYLIEGINPLPYIVRNKGHQPAPNVTIDLLLDGQPIHTDTGTLDVNQSKRLTPAIFLPAGTHTLTIHANRDFGIIEPNSLNNWKETPIFVAPVLPNAIPVWVEGTYNDANGSLKVKAFVANFGGTLIPSLKVRFSINGITATHTITNIEPGTVASVSHIRLLPKGNYDVSIVVDPANLVTEADETDNTYDDRLFFCTEENVLLVNDDDASPFVDENASTAFLWEKELKETGYCVTRWDESTQGNPSPSFLNQFPLIVWSAGNYWSQSVDANDVAAIELYTGNILFEGNDIAFDHNDAFLHDYVGVRHVKDILLPIGAAAITPQSTSVFPTLAPLDLNGDNSGYPDAVLPFPEAFTAATWVDGNAAITALENFSRRLFFGFALGMVQDPAQKRDLVQQAMAWLAVLPNLPPSAPISITCDDLPCAGTYVNTLDLACSGSMDPENDALRYHLEASLETGGGNWWDSNWSHRVPISLTMSGPQTGFRTSIDLNQTILPDPAFWDNVQEDFQDIRFVHEGVLLKHYLMLHGPGAFASFWIELDAHAGANTIDMYWGNPSATYVGKTTPSDFFLTGAQHLVDDFENGSLDGWTIRSGSWQESGGILQRTGGSSSEDQITKDWVQQGSSFYLRAQPRPTSACMNTEIALTRDTDHTAPTYLDEYFGMNVDNACPNGYLYARVEVDQSNGTQNTSNSNPQVMVGDRTEVLISRTGWMGAFIMDANASAFVKVNGWEGANHWYPYLSVGNHGGNASESDNIYTGNAPGHAYDTALAFGTPQTNTNPSNWQEIGVHDASLSFAWDISGLGTQPNVGLRCRAIDPLGSGYYSPYYTLDQNIGLN
- a CDS encoding transcriptional repressor codes for the protein MSTQKLTSIPFIGGQGSTRDEILAILSEEFPFSAKEIYARVKRQGRNVSYQAVHKTLQSLIEQRVLEKQNSTYLIQKEWITNIRDHLTILEHQYQEKPSAKKVLEEAKKTTVKLHFSSLTTMSVFTAELLGLYREQTKRPVPHFAFLRHAWWPLKFEPSQYFLFKRMDDNNPNNRVVVIKNDPFDKWIVRYYMLVNSSNRLRFEEKAKWEEDLIVKGDLVLQTRYSKETLKRMDDIYQKISGLTELFDTYFVNIGKDEGFDIDITISHNPTMAKLITEKIKGYFGE
- a CDS encoding YIP1 family protein, giving the protein MKSASIFGELKRLFFSPSKFFDYVKQDKNPNRAVIWAAVSAIVYLVFYGIFIFLGYDYSNPFGFSFAPRDSAWFDVVFMVLSLVFHFVASLILIPFSHFIAVKLGAKHGWENTVKALFYPYIVLFSLSWIPVIGSLFWLYGIYISFRAFRSLQEMSRGNVIAFIVIDLILSLLILLLAAIIIEFAFVLLFVVLKPFG
- a CDS encoding ATPase domain-containing protein, which codes for MQRSKTGIQGLDKALNGGFPEGNLVLLSGGAGTGKSTISLQYLVNGATLYGEKGLYISTEQSEEELQKSASQFGWNLVDLENRNLLRIIFFKVLEEDHFLTKIEELVKTFQPKRIVIDSMTTLTDSLMLGELQKDKAFSMINIVDTVSPIQRTEQIVTKIILYNVLNKFKEFGTTVIFTSELHEGDVGFSTDGVSEFIVDGVVTLHFLEGTKFRTLKVRKMRYTDHGFHTLDYIITSKGIELQESTDLVNKL